The genomic DNA TTTCGGAGCAAGATGAGATTCAGGTTATTGTATTAGGAGCTCGTGGACCGAATTTTTCTGTAGGGTTAACAAATGCATTGGGAACAGTCAATACGCTAGAAGACGAGACGTATGCAACCGTGACGTTAGCGAGTGCGGCTGTTGAGGAATGGTCCCGCTTACCGTATCCGATTATTGCGGCATTGAACGGTCAATGTTCCTCGTTGGGGCTCAGCTTAGCGTGTGTAGCCGATATTCGCTATGCAGCAGACAATGCTTTGTTTTCGATTCCAGAAGCGACAAGAGGTGTTGTACCGGCTGGAGGTATTACGCAAAGATTGCCGCGTTTAATCGGTAAAGGGCCTGCGATGTCTATGTTGCTTGGAGTGGAACCGATTGAAGCGAGTGAAGCATATGCGCTAGGGTTAGTGAATAAGATTTCATCCGAAGAACTGCTTTGGGCAGAGGCTTGCGAGGAAGGCAGGCGGCTGGCAAGTATGTCTACATTGTCTATGCAATATACGAAGGAATGTCTGTTAAGGGGTAGTGAGCTACCGTTGGAACAGGCTCTACGCTTGGAATTAGATATGTATATGTTGCTACAAACGAGTGAAGATCGGATGGAAGGGGTTACGGCCTTTTTAGAAAAGCGTCCAGCAAACTTTAAGGGCGAATGATCTTGTAACGGGAAGCGCGAAAAGACTAGTCAAAGGGGGATGCATTATGAAATCAGTACATATGGAGAAGGATGAAAATATTGCAATCATCACATTGAATCGTCCTGAGCAGCTAAATGCTTTTGATGTAGAGATGCGCGATCAGCTCTATGAAATCATTGCGGCTATTCGTGATGACACGACAGTAGATGCGGTCATTTTACGTGGGGCAGGACGCGGTTTTTGTGCAGGGGCGGACTTAACCGAGTTCGGCACACAAACAACGGTCATTCGAAAACGTCGTATCAGGCTTCAACATGATTTATGGGAGGAGATTCGACGTTTGTCGAAGCCGATTGCAGCTGTGTTACATGGGTTTGCGGTAGGTTCAGGATTAGAAATGGCGATGCTTTGTGATTTTCGCTTTGCATCACCGGGCACGAAACTGGCTCTTCCAGAGGCGCAATTAGGCATGATCCCCGCAGCGGGAGGGACTCAGAGTTTACCGAGACTGCTGCGTCATGGGAAAGCGCTTGATTTTGCGTTAGGTGGCCATCGAGTGACTGCTGAAGAAGGGTATCAAATGGGGATGATTAGCCGGATTGTACCGGAAGAAGAGCTAATGCAAGACACGATTGATTATATGAAAGCGGTCGTAGGACAGAATGCCAAGACCGCTAGTTGGATAAAGTCCTTAGTGGCGCATGGCATGGATATGCCGTTAGCACAAGGATTAGCGCGGGAGCGTGTGCTAGTAGCACGGTCATGGACCCAGCGTAGTAAAAAGGTAGATTACTAAAACGTTGTCATGGCAACGTTTTAGTAGTGTTATGATCTTCCCTGAGTTCAGCTGAAATTTTATTGGCATACTGAACAACGAGATTCGTGAGTTCTTGTTGTTTGTCAGAAGTCATCCGCGTCATGGGTAAATAGACGCCGATAGTGGCCACAGGTTCTTCTCCTTGATCCCAGATGGGGGCTGCGACAGCTCCGGAATCGGACATCCTTTCTCCAAGGCTTGTTGAATAACCGACATCTCGAATATGAGCGAGTTTTTCTTGCAATTGAGTCGAGTCAGTTAGTGTTTTAGGTGTAAAAGATTTGAATTCTGTTCGTTTGAAATAGACATCAAGGTCAGCTGGAGACATAAATGCCATATGTAATGTACCCGCTGCACCAAAATATAAATCGGTTTCGTCGCCGAATGGGATTGTTACTTTTAAGAGTTGAGGGCTATCAATCCCGGATAAGTATATGTATTTGTTTCCCGTTCGAATCGAAATATAGACGGATTCGTTTGTGAGCGTAGCTAACTCTTGAACAAATGGTTGCGAGACGGTAACCACGTCATTGACCTGAAACTTCCGAACGAGCTGAAATAATAGAGGTCCTGGATGATAGCGCTTTGTTTTTTCGTCTTTTACTAACATTCCGCGATCTGTCATCGTGACGACTAATCGGAAGGCCGCAGTCTTACTGATCCCTAATTCTTGTTCGATTTCTACAAGACCGATGGCGTCTCGCTTTAGAAACAATGTTAAGAGCGATATTGCATTATTAACTGTATTTAATTGGTGAATGGTTTTATTAGCAGACATACTTACCCTCCTTTTCATTGTTTAACACTCTATCAATTATACTACAATTTAGAAAGTTCGGCTAACCTTGTAGGTTGGGATGATAGACGAGCTTGCCATCAATCCATGTTGCCGCAACTTGCGTGTGACGGAGTGCATCAATTGAGCAGGTGAGCGGGTTTTGATCGACGAGTATTACATCAGCGTGAAACCCAGGACGGATCATGCCGCGTGATAATTCCCAGCCAGCTGCTCTTGCAGCGCCGGTCGTATATAAGGCCAATGCTTGCTGCCGTTCGAGTTTCTCGCTGTCGCCTAATATTGCTCCAGATAATGTGGCACGTGTACAAGCTGTTTGAATGCCAATCCAAGGATTGAAGGAAGCAACTGGGGCATCTGAACCAGCAGCGAGCGGAATGTCTGCCGCGAGTACGCTGTGCATTCGATAGAGCCAGCTATGTTCGGCAACGTCTACATTGGTGTGATAACGGTCGCCGTGGTCGTGAATGAGACTAGGATTTGTGACGACGGTAATGCCTAATGCGGAGATGTCAGGTAAAAAAGCATCGGGGCATAGGCTTAAGTGTTCAAAGCGATGGCGAATTGATTTTTCAGGATAACGTTCAGTCGCATAACGAATCGCTTCAATGGCGGCCCAAGTCATTTCAGGGTCCACAACATGGATGGACAAAGGAATGTCACGGCGAGTCGCTTCGGCGGCTAATTGTGACAGTTCATGTGGATCTGGAAAGAGATGGGGAAGCGCTTCTATGACAACTTTGACAGGTCCCATTTCCAGTCGCTTTTTAAGAGAGTCAGGCGCCGACACAAGGGCATTGGTCAATTGTTCATGATGTTGTTCTGCTGTCATGAGTTGAATGGTGATGGGCCAGCCATCTTGTATACAGGACGACCAAAACTGCAAGTCAAAAAGCGTATTTGTTGGCGTGGCATCCTGTACAGCGGTTATTCCTGTACGTAACAATGTGCTTTGCAACTGCTTCGCTCCGATATGCAGCTCGTCAGTCGTTAATGCGGGCAACACATGTTGGGAGAGCCATGCATCTCCACCGTAAATTAAACCGGTGGGCATGTTAGTTGTTGCATCACGTTCTACTGTCACTCCAGGTGGATCTATGGATTCAGGTCCGATGCCAGCTAGCGCTAGTGCTGCACTATTTAGTACCGTGGCATGGCGAGTCACATGACGCAAGCGGACAGGATGATTGGAAGTAGCTTTGTCTAAATCCCATCGAGTAGGATGGCGCTGTTCTTGTAAATAGAAAAGATCATAGCCTGTTGCGCGAATCCATGTCCCGGGCGACAGCAAGTTGGCACGCTCGCGAATGGTTAGTTGAATGTCTTCGATGCTATCAACATCTTCGTGACCACAAGATACGGCTAAATCCCGGCTAATTTGTGCGCGGAGATGACAATGTGCGTCAATTAGTCCGGGTAATAACGTCATACCTTGTCCATCTATTCGTTGGCCGTGGGGAGCTAAAGGCCAGGCTTCCTGCTCATTATGAATAAGCCCTACGCATTTTCCATTGGTGATGGCAACGCCTATGGCATGTGGACAAAGGGGGTCCATTGTAATGACGGAAACATTATGGATGATTAAGTCTGCGGGCATTGGCATAATTGCAGGCCTCCTAATCTCGTGAATAAATTTAGAATTTTGTTAATAGTACCATATCTGTGTGGTAGGTTGAACTTATGATTTTCATTTGCTATCCAGCGAAGGCGCCTTACAAGCGGTCGCCGAAGCCGTAAGACGGGCAGTGATTTTCCGCCCAGCTTATGGCGGGAGGCATCCGCAAGCGCCAAAACGTTATTAATGGAATTCTTTGTTTCAATTTATCTTCATTCAGCAAATCTTTTTGTACTGAAAGCGAAGCGTCAGCTACAGAAAACTTCCACCTCGATAGGTGGCGAGATGAATGTGGTTTTGTTTTACTGTTCAGTGGGTGTTCAAACGCCCCGCTGAACGATAGAGGAACGCAGGCTAAGGTCGCCACGTCCTGTGGCAATGCCTGCATGACCTGCATCGTGCAGGCCCAAGCCTCCGGCGGATGTCACAGATTTTTTAGAGGAGCTTTTCGAGCGAGCTCGAAAAAATCTGGACGCAATTACGCCGAGGCGTAATTGATATAGTTAAAGAGCGGCATTTTGAAATACCACTATGTGAGCACAAACAAAGGGGGAATTACAGATGAAGTTAAAAGGGAAAGTAGCGTTTATTACAGGTGGGTCTTCGGGAATCGGACGAGGGATTTGTCATGCGTTTGCGAAAGAAGGGGCGTCCATCGCATTTGTTGGTTTGAATGAGCATAAGGGGAAAAATACTGAGCAAGAATTACGTGATTTAGGGTGCGACGCCTATTATATGCAGGCGGATTTGCAAAAGCGTGATCAGTTACCGAGTTTAATAGAGCGAGCAGTCGAGCGATTTGGTCAGCTTGATATTTTAGTCAATAATGCGCATGCCACCAAAAATGTTACGTTCGAAGAGACGACAGAAGACATTATGAATTTCTCACTCGATACAGGTTTTTGGCCGACTTTCCTCTTAATGCAAAGTGCTTTGCCACACTTAAAAGAATCGAAAGGCAAGGTCATTAATTTCGTGTCAGGTGCGGGGATGATTGGTCTCAGTAGGCAGGCTTCCTACGCGGCGGCAAAAGAAGCGATTCGTGGCATTTCACGCGTTGCGGCGAATGAATGGGGACGCTATGGCATTACAGTGAATATGATTTCACCTATCGCTAATTCACCAGGCGTTGAGACGATGAAAGAAACGCAAACGAATGCATACAATAAAATGGTGTCTTTAATTCCAATGGGACGCCTTGGCGATTGTGAGCATGATATTGGGCGATCGGCGGTCTTTTTGGCAAGTAGTGACGCAGACTATATTACGGGGCAGACGATAATGGTAGATGGCGGGAACATTATGGTTCGCTAAAGGGGAGACGCTAGACATGCTGACTAAAATAGTAGACCGGATCTTCCGGTTGAAAGTGCCGATGCCTTTTAATATGGGAGAAGTAAATAGTTATTTACTTGAAGGTGCGAACGGTTTTACCATCGTGGACACGGGCGATAATACGGAGGAAGCGAAAGCGGTATGGCTGAAAACATTGGCGGATGGGCTACCGATTGAAAAAATCGTATTGACTCATGCCCATCCCGATCATCTGGGCTTGGCTGGATGGTTTCAACGGAAATGGAACGTACCGATATGGATGTCAACGAAGGGCTATGACAATTTGCTGACAGCACGTTCGTTTTTTACCGCTGACCAATACACAAGTCC from Sporosarcina sp. FSL K6-1522 includes the following:
- a CDS encoding enoyl-CoA hydratase/isomerase family protein, which produces MNYHYLEVSIENQVAYVLLNNPDHHNQFEAGLSQELMSVARMFSEQDEIQVIVLGARGPNFSVGLTNALGTVNTLEDETYATVTLASAAVEEWSRLPYPIIAALNGQCSSLGLSLACVADIRYAADNALFSIPEATRGVVPAGGITQRLPRLIGKGPAMSMLLGVEPIEASEAYALGLVNKISSEELLWAEACEEGRRLASMSTLSMQYTKECLLRGSELPLEQALRLELDMYMLLQTSEDRMEGVTAFLEKRPANFKGE
- a CDS encoding IclR family transcriptional regulator, with the protein product MSANKTIHQLNTVNNAISLLTLFLKRDAIGLVEIEQELGISKTAAFRLVVTMTDRGMLVKDEKTKRYHPGPLLFQLVRKFQVNDVVTVSQPFVQELATLTNESVYISIRTGNKYIYLSGIDSPQLLKVTIPFGDETDLYFGAAGTLHMAFMSPADLDVYFKRTEFKSFTPKTLTDSTQLQEKLAHIRDVGYSTSLGERMSDSGAVAAPIWDQGEEPVATIGVYLPMTRMTSDKQQELTNLVVQYANKISAELREDHNTTKTLP
- a CDS encoding amidohydrolase; protein product: MPMPADLIIHNVSVITMDPLCPHAIGVAITNGKCVGLIHNEQEAWPLAPHGQRIDGQGMTLLPGLIDAHCHLRAQISRDLAVSCGHEDVDSIEDIQLTIRERANLLSPGTWIRATGYDLFYLQEQRHPTRWDLDKATSNHPVRLRHVTRHATVLNSAALALAGIGPESIDPPGVTVERDATTNMPTGLIYGGDAWLSQHVLPALTTDELHIGAKQLQSTLLRTGITAVQDATPTNTLFDLQFWSSCIQDGWPITIQLMTAEQHHEQLTNALVSAPDSLKKRLEMGPVKVVIEALPHLFPDPHELSQLAAEATRRDIPLSIHVVDPEMTWAAIEAIRYATERYPEKSIRHRFEHLSLCPDAFLPDISALGITVVTNPSLIHDHGDRYHTNVDVAEHSWLYRMHSVLAADIPLAAGSDAPVASFNPWIGIQTACTRATLSGAILGDSEKLERQQALALYTTGAARAAGWELSRGMIRPGFHADVILVDQNPLTCSIDALRHTQVAATWIDGKLVYHPNLQG
- a CDS encoding enoyl-CoA hydratase/isomerase family protein codes for the protein MKSVHMEKDENIAIITLNRPEQLNAFDVEMRDQLYEIIAAIRDDTTVDAVILRGAGRGFCAGADLTEFGTQTTVIRKRRIRLQHDLWEEIRRLSKPIAAVLHGFAVGSGLEMAMLCDFRFASPGTKLALPEAQLGMIPAAGGTQSLPRLLRHGKALDFALGGHRVTAEEGYQMGMISRIVPEEELMQDTIDYMKAVVGQNAKTASWIKSLVAHGMDMPLAQGLARERVLVARSWTQRSKKVDY
- a CDS encoding SDR family oxidoreductase — translated: MKLKGKVAFITGGSSGIGRGICHAFAKEGASIAFVGLNEHKGKNTEQELRDLGCDAYYMQADLQKRDQLPSLIERAVERFGQLDILVNNAHATKNVTFEETTEDIMNFSLDTGFWPTFLLMQSALPHLKESKGKVINFVSGAGMIGLSRQASYAAAKEAIRGISRVAANEWGRYGITVNMISPIANSPGVETMKETQTNAYNKMVSLIPMGRLGDCEHDIGRSAVFLASSDADYITGQTIMVDGGNIMVR